In Lagopus muta isolate bLagMut1 chromosome 20, bLagMut1 primary, whole genome shotgun sequence, the following proteins share a genomic window:
- the TMEM199 gene encoding transmembrane protein 199 translates to MASAIRAGARLRRAVESEELSGLPAALRDELREAVASKGSVVSFSLLRRLHSGLREAGSPLFLYELLRDSDIALPEVPVQPRNPELVARLEQIKAKLANEEYRRMTRNVTRQDMNHGTLAEFGRQVRSVKAVVVTIFNFFVTVVAAFACTYLGSQYLFVETAARVLSAVIVASVVGLAELYVMVRTIEGDLGKL, encoded by the exons ATGGCGTCGGCGATTCGGGCCGGAGCGCGGCTCAGGCGGGCGGTGGAAAGCGAGGAGCTGTCCGGGCTTCCCGCCGCGCTGCGGGACGAGCTGCGGGAGGCCGTGGCTTCCAAAGGCTCCGTGGTGTCCTTCAGCTTGCTGCGGAGGCTGCACAGCGGGCTGCGGGAGGCAG GATCCCCGCTGTTCCTCTACGAGCTCCTGAGAGACAGCGACATCGCCCTGCCCGAAGTGCCGGTGCAGCCGCGG AACCCCGAGCTGGTGGCCAGGCTGGAGCAGATAAAAGCCAAGCTGGCCAATGAGGAGTACCGGCGGATGACCCGCAACGTCACCAGGCAG GATATGAACCATGGGACATTAGCTGAATTCGGGAGGCAAG TTCGCTCTGTTAAAGCTGTAGTCGTCACCATATTCAACTTCTTTGTCACCGTGGTGGCTGCGTTTGCCTGCACATACCTGGGCAGCCAGTATCTCTTTGTGGAGACAGCGGCG CGTGTCCTGTCAGCAGTGATTGTGGCCTCGGTGGTTGGCTTGGCTGAACTGTATGTGATGGTGCGCACGATTGAAGGAGAC
- the POLDIP2 gene encoding polymerase delta-interacting protein 2: MSGGAARRYLAAALGRCRARGLPLWEPLWEPLPTRVPRALSGGSVAAVSLLPRRHLSSRNRLEGKVLETVGVFEAPKQHGKYETGQLFLHSVFGYRGIVLFPWQARLYDRDVASPVTEKSENVAGHGSKEVKGKTHTYYQVLIDARDCPHISQRSQTEAVTFLANHDDSRALYAIPGLDYVSHEDILPYSSTDQVPIQHELFERFLMYDQTKVPPFVARDTLCAWQEKNHPWLELSDVHRETTENIRVTVIPFYMGMREAQNSHVYWWRYCIRLENLDSEVVQLRERHWRIFSLSGTLETVRGRGVVGREPVLSKEQPAFQYSSHVSLQASSGHMWGTFRFERPDGSHFDVRIPPFSLESNKDEKTPPSGLHW, encoded by the exons ATGTCGGGCGGCGCGGCACGGCGGTACTTGGCGGCGGCGCTGGGTCGGTGCCGTGCCCGCGGGCTGCCGCTGTGGGAACCGCTTTGGGAGCCGCTCCCGACCCGCGTGCCGCGGGCTCTGAGCGGGGGCAGCGTCGCGGCCGTCTCGCTGCTGCCGCGGAGGCACCTGTCGTCGCG GAACCGTCTGGAGGGCAAAGTGCTGGAGACAGTGGGAGTGTTTGAGGCACCAAAGCAGCATGGCAAATACGAGACGGGTCAG CTATTTCTTCACAGTGTGTTTGGCTATCGAGGAATAGTTCTGTTTCCCTGGCAAGCTAGGCTCTATGATCGGGATGTTGCTTCTCCTGTCACAGAAAA GAGCGAGAATGTAGCAGGCCATGGTTCCAAAGAGGTCAAGGGCAAAACTCATACTTACTATCAGGTGCTAATAGATGCTCGGGACTGTCCACACATT TCCCAGAGGTCGCAGACAGAAGCGGTGACGTTCCTGGCAAATCACGATGACAGCAGAGCCCTCTATGCCATACCAG GTTTAGACTATGTAAGCCATGAAGATATCCTTCCCTACAGCTCCACTGATCAAGTGCCCATCCAGCATGAGCTCTTTGAGAGATTTCTCATGTATGACCAAACAAAAG TTCCACCTTTTGTAGCACGGGATACACTTTGTGCATGGCAGGAAAAGAACCACCCCTGGTTAGAGCTCTCTGATGTGCACCGGGAAACCACAGAGAACATTCGAGTCACAGTCATCCCTTTCTATATGGGCATGAGG GAAGCCCAGAATTCCCATGTCTACTGG TGGCGTTACTGTATTCGCTTGGAGAACCTTGACAGTGAAGTGGTGCAGCTCCGAGAAAGGCACTGGAGGATATTCAGCTTATCTGGCACCCTGGAAACAGTCCGAGGCCGTGGTGTTGTTGGAAGG gaGCCGGTGTTATCCAAAGAACAGCCAGCATTTCAGTACAGCAGTCACGtctccctgcaggcatccagtGGTCACATGTG GGGTACTTTTCGATTTGAGAGGCCTGATGGCTCCCACTTTGATGTCCGAATCCCACCCTTTTCTCTGGAAAGCAACAAAGATGAGAAGACCCCCCCCTCCGGCCTGCACTGGTAG
- the TSR1 gene encoding pre-rRNA-processing protein TSR1 homolog, translated as MVASGAHRAGPLKQQNKAHKGGKHRGTAQRRAGGRVSVKALPHRRRRDLNRVDRRHQALQLRRQRKEAVLAEKRSLGSRDGPPHLVVVVPLHARAAAHDALRLLQSQDSVVVHLDEGKAGSFAILCPRLKQRWRFVTAQAGDLHAVMDLAKVADSLLFVLDPVDGWDSTGEHCLSCLFAQGLPSYVLAVPGGTDVPPKKRIDAKKKLTKAIEKWFPEVKLFPLNTEQESSVLLRHLATQKQRHLAFRDRRAHLLAYAAEFVPSQECDQIGTLKVSGFVRGRTLNVNSLVHIVGHGDFQMSQVDAPPDPLSLNPRAVKGQKKSQDMDMQEDSANGPDEMEEDVKILMKADTSKQESLQSEVVPDPMEGEQTWPTEEELQDAEASQKENKRVVKVPKGTSKYQAAWIVDEGEEGSEEEEEDDDEDDDFGDDMMEEAVSQEGESSGEEEELAEEECETVTMSECMRDDQYDEKAEEDEQMLEKYKQERMDEMFPDEVDTPRDVPARVRFQKYRGLKSFRTSPWDPKENLPRDYARIYQFQDFSRTRKHLFRQIEKEETEGASVGWYVTLHVCNVPVSVMESFKEGKPLVLFSLLPHEQKMSVLNFLVRRHPSNSDPVRAKEELIFHCGFRRFRASPLFSQHTSADKHKLERFLRPDSALVVTVYAPITFPPVSVLVFKQRSNGMHDLIATGSLLAVDPDRIIIKRLVLSGHPFKIFTKAAVVRYMFFNREDVMWFKPVELRTKWGRRGHIKEPLGTHGHMKCHFDGQLKSQDTVLLNLYKRVYPKWTYDPYVPEPVPWVRSESALPGQEVEME; from the exons ATGGTGGCGAGCGGCGCTCACCGGGCCGGGCCCCTGAAGCAGCAGAATAAGGCGCATAAGGGCGGGAAGCACCGCGGGACGGCACAGCGCCGAGCTGGGG GCCGAGTCTCCGTCAAGGCGCTGCCGCACCGTCGGCGCCGAGATCTGAACAGGGTAGATCGACGGCACCAGGCGCTGCAGCTCCGCAGACAGCGCAAGGAGGCG GTGCTAGCAGAAAAGCGGAGCTtgggcagcagggatgggcCCCCACATCTCGTGGTCGTGGTGCCGCTGCAcgccagggctgcagcacacgATGCCCTCCGCCTGCTGCAGAGCCAAGATTCGGTTGTTGTCCACTTGGATGAGGGAAAAGCCGGCAGCTTTGCCATCCTTTGTCCCCGGCTCAAGCAGCGCTGGCGGTTTGTGACAGCGCAGGCAG GGGATCTGCATGCCGTCATGGACCTAGCAAAAGTTGCCGACTCCCTGCTTTTTGTCTTGGATCCTGTGGATGGCTGGGACAGCACAGGGGAGCACTGCCTCTCTTGCCTTTTTGCCCAGGGGCTGCCCAGTTACG TTCTTGCTGTCCCAGGGGGCACCGATGTGCCACCAAAGAAGCGGATAGATGCCAAGAAGAAACTCACCAAAGCTATTGAGAAGTGGTTTCCAGAGGTCAAGCTCTTTCCCCTAAACACAGAGCAGGagtcctcagtgctgctgaggcaCCTCGCTACCCAGAAGCAGCGGCATCTCGCTTTTCGGGACAGGCGGGCTCACCTGCTTGCCTATGCTGCTGAGTTTGTGCCCAGTCAGGAGTGTGACCAGATTGGGACCTTGAAGGTGTCTGGTTTTGTCCGAGGACGGACCCTCAATGTGAACAGCTTGGTGCATATTGTGGGGCATGGAGACTTCCAGATGAGCCAGGTGGATGCCCCCCCTGACCCTCTCTCTTTGAATCCCAGAGCGGTTAAAGGACAGAAGAAGAGTCAGGACATGGATATGCAG GAAGACTCTGCAAATGGTCCTGATGAGATGGAAGAAGATGTTAAAATCCTGATGAAGGCAGATACAAGCAAACAGGAATCTTTACAGTCAGAAGTGGTTCCTGATCCTATGGAAGGGGAGCAGACCTGGCCAACTGAAGAAGAACTGCAAGATGCAGAGG CATCTCAGAAGGAGAACAAAAGGGTGGTGAAGGTCCCCAAAGGTACATCCAAGTACCAGGCTGCGTGGATTGTTGATGAGGGAGAAGAAGgcagtgaggaggaagaagaagatgatgatgaagatgatgatttTGGTGATGATATGATGGAAGAGGCAGTTTCCCAG GAGGGAGAAAGCAgtggggaggaagaagagctTGCAGAGGAGGAATGTGAGACCGTGACCATGTCTGAGTGCATGCGGGATGACCAGTATGATGAGAAGGCAGAGGAAGATGAACAGATGCTGGAGAaatacaaacaggagaggatgGATGAGATGTTTCCAGATGAGGTGGACACACCACGTGATGTGCCTGCCAGAGTCCG GTTCCAGAAGTACCGAGGGCTCAAGAGCTTCAGGACTTCTCCATGGGACCCTAAAGAGAATCTCCCAAGGGACTATGCAAGGATTTACCAGTTCCAGGACTTCTCCCGAACCAGAAAGCACCTCTTCCGGCAAATAGAGAAAGAGGAGACTGAAGGAGCTTCG GTTGGCTGGTATGTTACACTGCATGTCTGCAATGTCCCCGTGTCAGTAATGGAGAGCTTCAAAGAAGGGAAGCCACTAGTCCTGTTCTCACTGCTTCCCCATGAACAGAAG ATGTCTGTGTTGAATTTCCTGGTGCGGCGGCATCCAAGCAACAGTGATCCAGTGAGGGCAAAGGAGGAGCTGATCTTCCACTGCGGGTTCAGGCGCTTCCGAGCTTCCCCTTTGTTCTCCCAGCACACATCAG CTGATAAGCACAAGCTGGAGCGTTTCCTGCGCCCGGATTCTGCCCTGGTGGTGACTGTTTACGCTCCCATCACTTTCCCACCTGTCTCAGTGCTTGTTTTTAAGCAGAGAAGTAACG GAATGCACGACCTCATTGCCACGGGttctctgctggctgtggaCCCGGACAGAATCATCATCAAGCGGCTCGTGCTCAGTGGTCATCCTTTCAAGATCTTCACCAAGGCGGCTGTGGTGCGGTACATGTTCTTTAACAGAG AGGACGTGATGTGGTTTAAGCCAGTGGAGCTAAGAACAAAATGGGGTCGTAGAGGGCATATAAAAGAGCCATTAG GGACACATGGTCACATGAAGTGCCACTTTGATGGACAGCTGAAGTCCCAGGACACCGTGCTGCTGAACCTCTACAAGCGTGTTTATCCTAAATGGACTTATGATCCCTATGTCCCAGAGCCTGTGCCGTGGGTGAGGAGTGAGAGTGCACTGCCAGGGCAAGAGGTGGAAATGGAATAA